A window of the Linepithema humile isolate Giens D197 chromosome 4, Lhum_UNIL_v1.0, whole genome shotgun sequence genome harbors these coding sequences:
- the LOC105670942 gene encoding zinc finger Ran-binding domain-containing protein 2-like isoform X3, which translates to MNFDKKSLEEEMRSKSLERRNETYLRRKKWHLEQQLQQEHEELKREKIKEYERKRVEALRNQRRFSQRRKSNTLQRSKSNTLQRSKSNTPQRRKTLSTDSEHSKDFEILKYSKDTIIDQKELHKIKRTIHRQFDTKDQITSEKIEWDIDDLNKITLLRRTDEGSCPIFKNINAAQAREIEETHREEQSVSVISKKQLPTDIDTRKYSADERDLQSNRYRSRSKSREEKDKNKKRDRSHSSRSSHGGYSSYRRRRSRSNHCSNSVTSIVKDRSSYHRRSKSSSPMSRYVRAKRIDNYTNQSSFQPLSRSLFRSPSRSSSRSSSKNDLNKSYKRNDRASSDCPIPNLPIFPSTYNLAAYNRFLPGPSQMLPPPMIWTRPYPMQYPVLPSPMIRWPMPPPRFVNNNRGAYYPR; encoded by the exons AtgaattttgacaaaaaatctTTGGAAGAAGAAATGAGATCTAAATCTCTTGAGAGAAGAAATGAGACATAtctcagaagaaaaaaatggcaTTTAGAACAACAACTACAACAGGAGCACGAGGAACTAAAACGGGaaaagattaaagaatatGAAAGAAAACGGGTTGAGGCTTTGAGAAATCAGCGAAGATTTTCACAACGGAGGAAGAGCAATACTTTACAACGGAGCAAGAGCAATACTTTACAACGGAGCAAGAGCAATACTCCACAGCGAAGAAAAACTCTCTCCACTGACTCTGAACATTCTAAAGA ttttgaaatattgaaatattcaaaagataCAATTATTGACCAAAAAGAATTGCACAAAATCAAGAGAACAATCCATAGGCAATTTGACACGAAAGATCAAATCACATCAGAGAAAATTGAATGGGATATTGATGATCTGAATAAAATAACTCTTCTGAGAAGAACAG ATGAAGGATCTTGTccgatatttaaaaacataaatgcaGCACAAGCAAGAGAAATTGAAGAGACACATAGAGAAGAACAATCag tttcagttatttcaaaaaaacagTTGCCAACAGACATTGATACCCGCAAATATTCTGCTGATGAGAGAGACCTTCAAAGTAATAG ATATCGAAGTAGGTCGAAGAGTagagaagagaaagataaaaataaaaaaagggatAGAAGCCACAGTAGCCGCAGTAGCCATGGTGGCTACAGTAGCTATAGAAGACGTAGAAGCCGTAGTAATCACTGTAGTAACAGCGTAACATCCATCGTTAAGGATCGATCAAGTTATCATCGCAG gAGTAAAAGTAGTTCACCAATGAGCAGATATGTGAGAGCAAAAAGAATAGACAATTATACGAATCAATCTTCATTCCAACCTTTGTCTCGATCTCTGTTTCGATCTCCATCTCGATCTTCATCTCGATCTTCATCAAAAAATGATCTTAATAAATCATATAAGCGAAATGATCGCGCATCTTCAGACTGTCCCATTCCAAATTTACCGATTTTCCCTTCAACTTACAACCTTGCAGCTTACAACCGT TTTCTTCCCGGACCATCGCAGATGTTACCACCTCCTATGATTTGGACAAGACCTTATCCCATGCAATACCCAGTATTACCATCACCTATGATTAGATGGCCAATGCCTCCTCCCA gaTTTGTCAACAACAATAGAGGAGCATATTATCCACGCTGA
- the LOC136999269 gene encoding uncharacterized protein yields the protein MQGLLDDDKDITDLETSIPSPNIIMQLFSPIVTSQHVMASQFGNSYTSMKFQDGTNMVFDEYIGYVFIHIATNEVELMRRTLGVCVSIVRHVCGPDIAMLKANWQKACLVSSMLDAWSNLRNCEQSMLTEAVEQLSVNAEVASSVLKVLHDACDKLKNSQAEFSNLHMLLLVGSKFLSLYSSKNAHDLCASDILLMSLLCWVIDKKRKHDRSESNDDSSDSDILLPESSASKSEETKLSFGAKLAAPTSEDITDLFRGSRESSVNEGLSSLTDDDLYSQLLFLGYQHNYTANAVHIFELSDSINLITIVEATNLSTSSGLCDSFHYLNMINTLQFQRDLDELKPAFENLDIAIKKVLEGI from the exons ATGCAAGGGCTGCTGGATGATGATAAG GATATCACAGACTTAGAAACTTCTATACCCAGTCCTAATATTATAATGCAGCTGTTTTCACCCATTGTTACCTCCCAGCATGTGATGGCTTCGCAATTTGGAAATTCCTATACCTCTATGAAGTTCCAAGATGGAACCAATATGGTATTTGATGAATATATTGGCTATGTCTTCATACATATCGCTACAAATGAAGTGGAGCTCATGAGACGCACACTTGGAGTATGCGTATCCATTGTACGACATGTGTGTGGTCCGGATATTGCAAT GTTGAAGGCCAATTGGCAAAAAGCATGTCTGGTATCTTCCATGTTGGACGCGTGGTCTAATCTAAGGAATTGTGAGCAGAGTATGCTGACAGAAGCAGTGGAACAGTTATCCGTCAATGCAGAAGTGGCTTCCTCAGTCCTCAAGGTGCTACATGATGCCTGCGATAAATTGAAGAATTCGCAAGCCGAATTCAGCAATCTGCATATGCTGCTCTTGGTGGGGTCCAAATTCCTGTCGCTGTACTCTAGCAAAAACGCTCATGATTTATGCGCTTCGGACATCTTATTGATGAGCCTGCTGTGCTGGGTGATAGATAAGAAGCGAAAACATGATCGATCTGAGAGCAACGATGATAGTAGTGACAGCGATATCTTATTACCGGAGAGCAGCGCTTCCAAAAGTGAGGAAACAAAATTGAGCTTCGGAGCCAAGCTAGCTGCTCCTACTTCAGAGGATATTACAGATCTTTTTA GGGGATCCAGAGAGTCTTCCGTGAACGAAGGTCTTTCATCTTTAACCGATGATGATCTCTACAGCCAATTGCTCTTCCTCGGCTATCAGCATAACTACACGGCCAACGCAGTTCACATCTTTGAGTTATCAGATTCCATCAATTTGATAACAATTGTTGAAGCCACAAATCTTTCTACTTCCTCGGGATTATGCGACAGTTTTCactatttaaatatgataaataccTTGCAGTTTCAACGAGACCTCGACGAGTTGAAGCCTGCTTTCGAGAACCTCGATATAGCGATCAAAAAGGTGCTGGaaggaatttaa
- the LOC105670942 gene encoding peptidyl-prolyl cis-trans isomerase G-like isoform X2, with amino-acid sequence MNFDKKSLEEEMRSKSLERRNETYLRRKKWHLEQQLQQEHEELKREKIKEYERKRVEALRNQRRFSQRRKSNTLQRSKSNTLQRSKSNTPQRRKTLSTDSEHSKDFEILKYSKDTIIDQKELHKIKRTIHRQFDTKDQITSEKIEWDIDDLNKITLLRRTDEGSCPIFKNINAAQAREIEETHREEQSVISKKQLPTDIDTRKYSADERDLQSNRSRRSIKYQDERRITNNYEHQRRYRSRSKSREEKDKNKKRDRSHSSRSSHGGYSSYRRRRSRSNHCSNSVTSIVKDRSSYHRRSKSSSPMSRYVRAKRIDNYTNQSSFQPLSRSLFRSPSRSSSRSSSKNDLNKSYKRNDRASSDCPIPNLPIFPSTYNLAAYNRFLPGPSQMLPPPMIWTRPYPMQYPVLPSPMIRWPMPPPRFVNNNRGAYYPR; translated from the exons AtgaattttgacaaaaaatctTTGGAAGAAGAAATGAGATCTAAATCTCTTGAGAGAAGAAATGAGACATAtctcagaagaaaaaaatggcaTTTAGAACAACAACTACAACAGGAGCACGAGGAACTAAAACGGGaaaagattaaagaatatGAAAGAAAACGGGTTGAGGCTTTGAGAAATCAGCGAAGATTTTCACAACGGAGGAAGAGCAATACTTTACAACGGAGCAAGAGCAATACTTTACAACGGAGCAAGAGCAATACTCCACAGCGAAGAAAAACTCTCTCCACTGACTCTGAACATTCTAAAGA ttttgaaatattgaaatattcaaaagataCAATTATTGACCAAAAAGAATTGCACAAAATCAAGAGAACAATCCATAGGCAATTTGACACGAAAGATCAAATCACATCAGAGAAAATTGAATGGGATATTGATGATCTGAATAAAATAACTCTTCTGAGAAGAACAG ATGAAGGATCTTGTccgatatttaaaaacataaatgcaGCACAAGCAAGAGAAATTGAAGAGACACATAGAGAAGAACAATCag ttatttcaaaaaaacagTTGCCAACAGACATTGATACCCGCAAATATTCTGCTGATGAGAGAGACCTTCAAAGTAATAG GTCTCGCagatcaataaaatatcaagatgAACGTCgaataactaataattatgAGCACCAGAGAAG ATATCGAAGTAGGTCGAAGAGTagagaagagaaagataaaaataaaaaaagggatAGAAGCCACAGTAGCCGCAGTAGCCATGGTGGCTACAGTAGCTATAGAAGACGTAGAAGCCGTAGTAATCACTGTAGTAACAGCGTAACATCCATCGTTAAGGATCGATCAAGTTATCATCGCAG gAGTAAAAGTAGTTCACCAATGAGCAGATATGTGAGAGCAAAAAGAATAGACAATTATACGAATCAATCTTCATTCCAACCTTTGTCTCGATCTCTGTTTCGATCTCCATCTCGATCTTCATCTCGATCTTCATCAAAAAATGATCTTAATAAATCATATAAGCGAAATGATCGCGCATCTTCAGACTGTCCCATTCCAAATTTACCGATTTTCCCTTCAACTTACAACCTTGCAGCTTACAACCGT TTTCTTCCCGGACCATCGCAGATGTTACCACCTCCTATGATTTGGACAAGACCTTATCCCATGCAATACCCAGTATTACCATCACCTATGATTAGATGGCCAATGCCTCCTCCCA gaTTTGTCAACAACAATAGAGGAGCATATTATCCACGCTGA
- the LOC105670942 gene encoding zinc finger Ran-binding domain-containing protein 2-like isoform X1 yields MNFDKKSLEEEMRSKSLERRNETYLRRKKWHLEQQLQQEHEELKREKIKEYERKRVEALRNQRRFSQRRKSNTLQRSKSNTLQRSKSNTPQRRKTLSTDSEHSKDFEILKYSKDTIIDQKELHKIKRTIHRQFDTKDQITSEKIEWDIDDLNKITLLRRTDEGSCPIFKNINAAQAREIEETHREEQSVSVISKKQLPTDIDTRKYSADERDLQSNRSRRSIKYQDERRITNNYEHQRRYRSRSKSREEKDKNKKRDRSHSSRSSHGGYSSYRRRRSRSNHCSNSVTSIVKDRSSYHRRSKSSSPMSRYVRAKRIDNYTNQSSFQPLSRSLFRSPSRSSSRSSSKNDLNKSYKRNDRASSDCPIPNLPIFPSTYNLAAYNRFLPGPSQMLPPPMIWTRPYPMQYPVLPSPMIRWPMPPPRFVNNNRGAYYPR; encoded by the exons AtgaattttgacaaaaaatctTTGGAAGAAGAAATGAGATCTAAATCTCTTGAGAGAAGAAATGAGACATAtctcagaagaaaaaaatggcaTTTAGAACAACAACTACAACAGGAGCACGAGGAACTAAAACGGGaaaagattaaagaatatGAAAGAAAACGGGTTGAGGCTTTGAGAAATCAGCGAAGATTTTCACAACGGAGGAAGAGCAATACTTTACAACGGAGCAAGAGCAATACTTTACAACGGAGCAAGAGCAATACTCCACAGCGAAGAAAAACTCTCTCCACTGACTCTGAACATTCTAAAGA ttttgaaatattgaaatattcaaaagataCAATTATTGACCAAAAAGAATTGCACAAAATCAAGAGAACAATCCATAGGCAATTTGACACGAAAGATCAAATCACATCAGAGAAAATTGAATGGGATATTGATGATCTGAATAAAATAACTCTTCTGAGAAGAACAG ATGAAGGATCTTGTccgatatttaaaaacataaatgcaGCACAAGCAAGAGAAATTGAAGAGACACATAGAGAAGAACAATCag tttcagttatttcaaaaaaacagTTGCCAACAGACATTGATACCCGCAAATATTCTGCTGATGAGAGAGACCTTCAAAGTAATAG GTCTCGCagatcaataaaatatcaagatgAACGTCgaataactaataattatgAGCACCAGAGAAG ATATCGAAGTAGGTCGAAGAGTagagaagagaaagataaaaataaaaaaagggatAGAAGCCACAGTAGCCGCAGTAGCCATGGTGGCTACAGTAGCTATAGAAGACGTAGAAGCCGTAGTAATCACTGTAGTAACAGCGTAACATCCATCGTTAAGGATCGATCAAGTTATCATCGCAG gAGTAAAAGTAGTTCACCAATGAGCAGATATGTGAGAGCAAAAAGAATAGACAATTATACGAATCAATCTTCATTCCAACCTTTGTCTCGATCTCTGTTTCGATCTCCATCTCGATCTTCATCTCGATCTTCATCAAAAAATGATCTTAATAAATCATATAAGCGAAATGATCGCGCATCTTCAGACTGTCCCATTCCAAATTTACCGATTTTCCCTTCAACTTACAACCTTGCAGCTTACAACCGT TTTCTTCCCGGACCATCGCAGATGTTACCACCTCCTATGATTTGGACAAGACCTTATCCCATGCAATACCCAGTATTACCATCACCTATGATTAGATGGCCAATGCCTCCTCCCA gaTTTGTCAACAACAATAGAGGAGCATATTATCCACGCTGA
- the RpL4 gene encoding large ribosomal subunit protein uL4, whose product MSLSTARPLITVYTDKNEASGETISLPSVFKAPIRPDIVNVVHQLISTNKRQPYCVSKEAGHQTSAESWGTGRAVARIPRVRGGGTHRSGQGAFGNMCRGGRMFAPTKPWRRWHHRVNVNQKRYALVSAIAASGVPALVQSKGHLIHEAPEFPLVVSDKIQEYTKTKQAVIFLRRIKAWNDIQKVYKSQRFRAGKGKMRNRRRIQRRGPLIVYGQDQGIHKAFRNIPGVDLMNINKMNLLKLAPGGHVGRFVIWTKSAFDQLDALYGTWRKESQLKKGYNLPFPKMANTDLSRLLKSEEIRKVLRAPRKKVVRRVKKLNPLTNTRAMLRLNPYAAVLKRAAILTAQKRQHARDLLLAEKRGIKLSKSAPASKTAVLLARRKEQLVKSKKLKDPTKAKVEKDTAKTGASKQQAKK is encoded by the exons ATG tcGTTATCAACGGCGCGGCCACTTATCACGGTGTATACCGACAAAAATGAGGCATCAGGAGAAACAATTTCCTTGCCATCTGTATTTAAAGCTCCGATTCGACCTGATATTGTGAACGTTGTTCACCAATTAATCTCTACTAACAAAAGACAACCGTACTGTGTGTCTAAAGAGGCTG GTCATCAAACCTCTGCAGAATCATGGGGTACTGGACGTGCTGTAGCACGTATACCTCGTGTACGTGGCGGTGGTACTCATCGTTCTGGTCAGGGTGCTTTCGGTAATATGTGTCGAGGTGGACGCATGTTTGCGCCTACCAAGCCATGGCGACGTTGGCATCATCGTGTCAATGTCAACCAGAAACGTTATGCTCTCGTTTCTGCCATTGCTGCTTCCGGTGTTCCAGCACTTGTGCAATCTAAAG GACACTTGATCCATGAGGCCCCGGAATTTCCATTGGTTGTTTCCGATAAGATTCAAGAATAcactaaaacaaaacaagcTGTCATCTTTTTGCGACGTATCAAGGCTTGGAATGACATTCAAAAG GTGTACAAGTCGCAACGCTTTCGTGCCGGAAAGGGTAAAATGCGTAATCGCCGACGCATTCAACGACGTGGACCTTTGATTGTTTATGGTCAAGATCag GGTATTCATAAAGCATTCCGGAACATCCCCGGTGTCGATTTGATGAACATCAACAAGATGAACTTGTTGAAACTGGCGCCTGGTGGTCACGTTGGACGTTTCGTAATCTGGACAAAGTCTGCTTTTGATCAGTTAGATGCTTTGTATGGAACTTGGCGCAAAGAGTCTCAACTCAAGAAGGGCTACAACTTGCCGTTCCCTAAAATGGCAAATACGGATCTATCCAGGCTGCTTAAGTCCGAAGAAATTCGTAAAGTTTTGAGGGCTCCTAG GAAGAAGGTGGTGCGCAGAGTGAAGAAACTGAATCCGTTGACCAACACACGGGCTATGTTACGTCTTAATCCGTATGCCGCGGTTTTGAAACGCGCCGCTATCTTGACCGCGCAGAAGCGCCAACACGCGAGGGATCTTCTTCTTGCTGAGAAACGAGGT ATCAAATTATCGAAGAGTGCACCAGCATCGAAGACCGCTGTGCTTTTGGCGAGAAGGAAAGAACAGTTGGTAAAATCCAAAAAACTGAAGGATCCTACAAAAGctaaagttgagaaagataCCGCGAAAACCGGTGCCTCAAAACAACAAGCTAAAAAGTGA
- the LOC105670942 gene encoding peptidyl-prolyl cis-trans isomerase G-like isoform X4, with the protein MNFDKKSLEEEMRSKSLERRNETYLRRKKWHLEQQLQQEHEELKREKIKEYERKRVEALRNQRRFSQRRKSNTLQRSKSNTLQRSKSNTPQRRKTLSTDSEHSKDFEILKYSKDTIIDQKELHKIKRTIHRQFDTKDQITSEKIEWDIDDLNKITLLRRTDEGSCPIFKNINAAQAREIEETHREEQSVISKKQLPTDIDTRKYSADERDLQSNRYRSRSKSREEKDKNKKRDRSHSSRSSHGGYSSYRRRRSRSNHCSNSVTSIVKDRSSYHRRSKSSSPMSRYVRAKRIDNYTNQSSFQPLSRSLFRSPSRSSSRSSSKNDLNKSYKRNDRASSDCPIPNLPIFPSTYNLAAYNRFLPGPSQMLPPPMIWTRPYPMQYPVLPSPMIRWPMPPPRFVNNNRGAYYPR; encoded by the exons AtgaattttgacaaaaaatctTTGGAAGAAGAAATGAGATCTAAATCTCTTGAGAGAAGAAATGAGACATAtctcagaagaaaaaaatggcaTTTAGAACAACAACTACAACAGGAGCACGAGGAACTAAAACGGGaaaagattaaagaatatGAAAGAAAACGGGTTGAGGCTTTGAGAAATCAGCGAAGATTTTCACAACGGAGGAAGAGCAATACTTTACAACGGAGCAAGAGCAATACTTTACAACGGAGCAAGAGCAATACTCCACAGCGAAGAAAAACTCTCTCCACTGACTCTGAACATTCTAAAGA ttttgaaatattgaaatattcaaaagataCAATTATTGACCAAAAAGAATTGCACAAAATCAAGAGAACAATCCATAGGCAATTTGACACGAAAGATCAAATCACATCAGAGAAAATTGAATGGGATATTGATGATCTGAATAAAATAACTCTTCTGAGAAGAACAG ATGAAGGATCTTGTccgatatttaaaaacataaatgcaGCACAAGCAAGAGAAATTGAAGAGACACATAGAGAAGAACAATCag ttatttcaaaaaaacagTTGCCAACAGACATTGATACCCGCAAATATTCTGCTGATGAGAGAGACCTTCAAAGTAATAG ATATCGAAGTAGGTCGAAGAGTagagaagagaaagataaaaataaaaaaagggatAGAAGCCACAGTAGCCGCAGTAGCCATGGTGGCTACAGTAGCTATAGAAGACGTAGAAGCCGTAGTAATCACTGTAGTAACAGCGTAACATCCATCGTTAAGGATCGATCAAGTTATCATCGCAG gAGTAAAAGTAGTTCACCAATGAGCAGATATGTGAGAGCAAAAAGAATAGACAATTATACGAATCAATCTTCATTCCAACCTTTGTCTCGATCTCTGTTTCGATCTCCATCTCGATCTTCATCTCGATCTTCATCAAAAAATGATCTTAATAAATCATATAAGCGAAATGATCGCGCATCTTCAGACTGTCCCATTCCAAATTTACCGATTTTCCCTTCAACTTACAACCTTGCAGCTTACAACCGT TTTCTTCCCGGACCATCGCAGATGTTACCACCTCCTATGATTTGGACAAGACCTTATCCCATGCAATACCCAGTATTACCATCACCTATGATTAGATGGCCAATGCCTCCTCCCA gaTTTGTCAACAACAATAGAGGAGCATATTATCCACGCTGA